Proteins found in one Helicobacter sp. NHP19-003 genomic segment:
- the gatA gene encoding Asp-tRNA(Asn)/Glu-tRNA(Gln) amidotransferase subunit GatA, with product MLTLTQAMELAPQELEELKKQIAQKAATSELNAYIRPPQTEGASAGGVPILIKDNINVKGWEITCASRILQGYIAPYHASVVENLHKSGMCAFGVANMDEFAMGSTSESSCYGPVKNPRDLSRVAGGSSGGCASAVAGGLALAALGSDTGGSIRQPASFCGCVGLKPTYGRVSRYGLVAYSSSLDQIGPITQNVADCALLLDAISGHDPKDSTSAKQDPLLTFKNLDANKRFKIGVLEDYLDDADPCVQKAYFDTTKLLEEMGHEIVSQKMANGKFDTAAYYIISTAEACSNLARFDGVRYGRRASANNLKEMYTKSRTEGFGAEVKRRIMLGNFVLSSGYYEAYYQRAQKARAFVRQQYAQIFNEVDILLAPVAPSVAPKFNAHASPLEMYLSDIYTVGVNLAGLPAISLPVAKSVEGLPIGLQFVAPAFEEQRVLDTAFGLEGALNLTFKGVACN from the coding sequence ATGCTGACACTCACGCAAGCGATGGAACTAGCCCCCCAAGAATTGGAAGAGTTGAAAAAGCAAATCGCACAAAAAGCCGCCACAAGCGAGCTAAACGCCTATATCCGCCCGCCCCAAACCGAGGGCGCAAGTGCTGGGGGTGTGCCGATTCTCATTAAGGACAACATCAATGTCAAGGGGTGGGAGATCACTTGTGCGAGTCGCATTCTACAGGGCTACATTGCGCCCTACCATGCCAGCGTGGTGGAAAACTTGCATAAAAGTGGCATGTGTGCCTTTGGCGTGGCAAACATGGATGAGTTTGCGATGGGCAGCACTAGCGAGTCGAGTTGTTATGGACCTGTGAAAAACCCTAGAGATTTAAGCCGTGTGGCGGGGGGCAGCTCAGGCGGCTGTGCGAGTGCGGTGGCAGGCGGATTAGCTCTGGCGGCTTTAGGCAGCGATACCGGCGGATCTATCCGTCAGCCGGCAAGCTTCTGTGGATGTGTGGGACTCAAGCCCACCTATGGGCGGGTGAGCCGCTATGGGCTTGTGGCCTACAGCTCTAGCTTGGATCAAATCGGCCCCATCACACAAAATGTCGCCGATTGCGCCCTTTTATTAGATGCCATCAGCGGACACGATCCCAAAGATTCCACAAGTGCCAAACAAGACCCCTTACTCACCTTTAAAAATTTAGACGCCAACAAACGCTTTAAAATTGGGGTGCTTGAAGACTATTTAGACGATGCCGACCCTTGCGTGCAGAAGGCCTACTTTGACACCACAAAGCTATTAGAAGAGATGGGGCATGAGATTGTCTCTCAAAAGATGGCAAATGGCAAGTTTGACACGGCGGCTTACTACATCATCAGCACGGCGGAGGCTTGCTCGAATTTAGCCCGATTTGATGGAGTGCGCTATGGGCGTAGGGCAAGTGCAAACAACCTTAAAGAGATGTATACCAAGAGCCGTACAGAAGGCTTTGGGGCTGAGGTCAAAAGGCGCATCATGCTGGGTAACTTTGTGCTTAGCAGCGGTTACTACGAAGCCTACTACCAAAGGGCGCAAAAAGCACGGGCATTTGTCCGTCAACAATACGCCCAAATTTTTAACGAAGTGGATATTCTTTTAGCCCCCGTAGCTCCCTCTGTTGCGCCCAAATTCAATGCACATGCCAGCCCCTTAGAAATGTATCTCAGCGACATTTACACGGTCGGGGTGAATTTAGCTGGACTGCCTGCCATATCCTTGCCTGTGGCTAAGAGTGTGGAGGGCTTGCCCATCGGCTTGCAATTTGTCGCCCCGGCCTTTGAAGAACAGCGCGTTTTAGACACCGCCTTTGGGCTTGAGGGTGCATTAAACCTCACTTTTAAGGGCGTGGCATGCAATTAG
- a CDS encoding exodeoxyribonuclease III, with protein MRLVSWNVNGLRACMQKGFQGFLEQSGADIFCIQETKMHPEQANFAFEGYHAFWNSALKKGYSGVLTLSKEEPLSVDYGIGVAEHDLEGRVVVCEYPKFYLVNVYVPNAQRGLVRLPYRLEWERVFREFLSGLMAKKAVLLCGDLNVAHTEIDLTNPQANRYNAGFSDPERQAFSALLQVGFIDTYRYFYPEQREVYTWWSYMSQARERNIGWRIDYFLASCSLQDTLKNAHIYAHILGSDHCPVGLELHA; from the coding sequence ATGCGCTTGGTTTCGTGGAATGTCAATGGGTTGAGGGCTTGTATGCAAAAGGGCTTTCAAGGCTTTTTAGAGCAAAGTGGGGCGGACATTTTCTGCATCCAAGAAACCAAAATGCACCCCGAGCAAGCAAACTTTGCCTTTGAGGGTTACCACGCTTTTTGGAACAGCGCGTTAAAAAAGGGCTATAGCGGGGTGCTGACCCTTAGCAAAGAAGAGCCTTTGAGCGTGGACTATGGGATCGGCGTGGCAGAGCACGACTTAGAGGGGCGAGTGGTGGTGTGCGAATACCCTAAGTTTTACTTAGTCAATGTCTATGTGCCCAACGCCCAGAGGGGGCTGGTGCGTCTGCCCTATCGTTTGGAGTGGGAGAGGGTGTTTAGAGAGTTTTTAAGCGGGCTTATGGCTAAAAAGGCGGTGTTGCTGTGTGGGGATTTGAATGTGGCGCACACAGAGATCGATTTAACCAATCCGCAAGCTAATCGCTACAATGCCGGCTTTAGCGACCCCGAACGCCAAGCCTTTAGTGCGTTGTTGCAAGTGGGCTTTATAGACACCTACCGCTACTTTTACCCCGAGCAAAGGGAGGTTTATACATGGTGGAGTTATATGAGTCAAGCGAGAGAACGCAACATCGGCTGGCGCATTGATTATTTTTTAGCATCTTGCAGTTTGCAAGACACGCTCAAAAACGCCCACATTTACGCCCATATTCTAGGCAGCGACCACTGCCCCGTAGGGCTAGAGTTGCATGCCTAA
- a CDS encoding 4Fe-4S binding protein produces MPKKPLRDVFKDHKKPFAVPLPYFNSQKAHICVACVGGCVSSCPENIIVKAPDEPPHLDFSQSGCTFCGACLKACAELGGVLEEDIGIEAVALIDTAACLGHQGVVCLACQDACKDGAIHFLGMLKPRIDWQACTGCGFCVGVCPTQAILFMKRSV; encoded by the coding sequence ATGCCTAAGAAACCTTTAAGGGATGTTTTCAAAGACCATAAAAAGCCCTTTGCTGTCCCCCTGCCCTATTTTAACTCCCAGAAAGCCCATATTTGCGTGGCGTGTGTGGGGGGGTGTGTGTCAAGCTGCCCGGAAAATATCATTGTCAAAGCACCAGATGAGCCTCCCCATTTAGACTTTAGCCAAAGCGGGTGTACCTTTTGTGGGGCGTGTTTAAAGGCGTGTGCTGAGTTGGGAGGGGTGTTGGAAGAGGATATAGGCATAGAAGCTGTGGCCTTGATAGACACCGCTGCATGTTTGGGGCATCAGGGGGTGGTGTGTTTGGCCTGCCAAGACGCTTGCAAGGATGGGGCGATTCATTTTTTAGGCATGCTCAAGCCCCGTATAGACTGGCAAGCTTGCACGGGGTGTGGGTTTTGCGTGGGCGTTTGCCCCACGCAAGCGATTTTATTTATGAAAAGGTCTGTATGA
- a CDS encoding chaperone NapD: MNISSVIVRVTLEAFEGVLESLNNIKNVEVGAFDKDKGVIIALIEAENVNEEVRANRAIEQTRGVVSAHMHYSYSDENPLPPNIQASLEKIENTDTRSVRYGGDVNNWLKDQ; this comes from the coding sequence ATGAATATTTCAAGTGTGATTGTACGGGTAACATTAGAGGCGTTTGAGGGAGTTTTAGAGAGTCTTAACAACATTAAAAATGTTGAGGTGGGGGCGTTCGACAAGGATAAGGGAGTCATTATCGCCCTGATTGAAGCAGAAAATGTCAATGAGGAGGTGCGGGCAAATCGGGCGATTGAGCAGACTAGGGGAGTTGTTAGTGCACACATGCATTATAGTTACAGCGATGAAAACCCTCTGCCCCCAAATATACAAGCGAGCCTAGAAAAAATTGAGAACACAGACACTCGAAGTGTGCGCTATGGGGGGGATGTCAATAACTGGTTGAAGGATCAGTAG